The window CAAAGGAACCCTGATAAGCACTGCTTTACAATCACTTTTGAGAAATATCAGGCCATTTATTTTTAGGATTCCCCATAAATATACTACAATGCCTTGAATTTGTCAAATCTGAGCCGGAACAGGACTTACGCAATTTTGGCAGTCATGCATTCTGTGAGATGGAAATTCCTATACACACATAAACGTTTGGAAGGCACAACCTAACAGGTTATGCTACAAAAGAGCATCCTGCGTAAGTTCTACGGAATTCGGTTACACATCGGCTCTTGTAAACTTATGCAAAACGCAGTATAATAGGCGAAAACTTGTACTGAGGTGTTACGCAATTGAGCGACGTTCCGAAAACACATCCTCGATACTTTTCATTGACGCTCCGAGACACCATCGTTGCAGGTGTAGAGCAAGGGATAACCTCTATTCACGGACTCATCGCGCACGGGCGCGGGGAGGCTTTTGACTACCTCATTGGAGAAGCGACACAGCCGTTCGCGCTTGAGGCGCTCGGTGCTGCTGCTGCGATGCTCCGTTTGGCAGCACACCCCGTCATCTCCGTCAACGGGAACGTGGCAGCATTGGTACCCGACGCACTCGTTGCGTTAGGGCAGATCCTGAACGCACCGCTCGAAGTCAACATCTTTCACACGGAAAAGGGACGCGAAGAGAAAATCCGAAAGCATCTTCTAAAACATGGAGCATCGCACGTACTGATGCCTACAACCGAGGCACAACTCTCCTATATCGACTCCAATCGCAAGTTCGTGCATCCAGACGGCATCTTTAAAGCAGATGTCGTTTTCGTGCCGCTTGAGGACGGCGACCGATGTGAAGCACTCCGAAAGATGGGTAAAGCAGTTGTAACCGTCGATTTGAACCCGATGTCCCGGACGGCACAGCAGGCGAATATCACAATCGTAGATAACGTTGTGCGGGCACTACCGTTGTTATGCGAAGAGATTCAGGAATTCAACGATTCTGCCGCAAAAGACACTGTGACACAATACAGTAACAAAGCAGTATTGAAAAAAGCGTTACAGCACATCAGTAGGTGCGGGAATGGAAACCAACAGTAATAGTAAGCAGAACCTCGTCAAACCGCATATTCTGCTGATTGGATTGGTACTTGTCGCTTTCAATAGTTACTGGTGTCTGATGGGAACGGAGGTGTGGCATTCTACGCAGCTCACAATCGCTTCTCTATTTTTCAACGCCGTTTTCACCCTTCTCGTCTTTGTCCTTATCAATCTATTGTTTCAAAGATTTGTGCCGCGTCTGGCGATGTCGCAAGCGGATTTGCAAACCATCTATGTGATGGTTGTGATGCTCACGACAATCAGCGGACACACGATGATGGGCTACCTTATCCCTGTCCTTGCACACGCCTTCCAGTTTGCAACGCCAGAAAATGAGTGGATTCCGCTTTTTGGACACCACATCCCGACGTGGATCGCCGTCAAAAGTCCGCGCGTCTTGGACGGCTTCTATAACGGCGATTCTACCCTCTACACCCCTTCTCATTTAGATGCCTGGATACCACCCGTGCTGGCGTGGTCGAGTTTTGTCATCGCGCTCTGGTTGACCTTGCTGGCGTTAACCGTTTTTCTCCGAAAGCAGTGGACCGAAAACGAACGTCTGAACTATCCGATCGTTCAACTCCCTTTGGCACTGACAAGCAATCCGAAACGTTTTTTTACTTCGCCGTGGATGTGGCTCGGTTTCGCGCTTGCAGGGAGCGCGGAGCTACTGAACGGACTGAACTATCTGTTTCCTGACATACCTTCACTCCCCATCAAAGGCAAAACGATTGGACAATTCAGCTCAAAGCCGTGGAGCGCGATGGGACCGATTCGCATCTCCTTTTATCCGTTTAGCATTGGTTTGATGTTCTTTACTCCCTTGGATCTCTCGTTTTCGTGTTGGTTTTTCTGGCTTTTCAGTCGTATCCAACTGATTGTAACGGACGCGTTTGGGGCGCGGAATATCTACCACCTCGAACAGCAGACAGGGGCGTGGATTGCGTTTGGCTGCATTCCGTTGTGGATGGGTCGGCGACACTACGGACGTATCCTTCGGAAGGTTTTCGGGATTGCCCAACGCCGTGGTGAAGCTGCACCTGACGACTCCGGTGAACCGATGCGTTATCGGACTGCGGCGGGTCTGTTCACCGTCGGGATGCTGTTTCTTTTCTTTTTCTGTCACCAGATGGGAATGACATTCTGGGCGATTGGACTGTTCTTTCTGTTCTACTTTCCACTGGTCATCGGTATCACGCGTATCCGTGCCGAGATTGGACCGCCGCTGCATCAACTGATTTTTGTCGATCCCGGACGGACGATGGTTTTGGCATTAGGGACGCGGCGCCTCGGTGCCGCGAATCTCACAGGACTCACGTTTCTCTATCCGTTTGTCCGCTGCTTCCGCGCGCATCCGACACCGAGTGAGTTGGAGGCTTTCAGGCTGGCAGAGCGGAGTCGTATCGGGTATCGGCAACTCCTCATCGGGATGATCTTGGCGATTGTGTTCGGTATCCTGATAACGTTTTGGGCGTATCTACATGTCCTTTACGATATGGGGGCAGGGAGCAAAGCACGCGGATGGATTGTTTATATGGGATGGGAGACGTTCAATCGCCTGCAAACGTGGCTGGTCAGCCCGCGGGAGACGAGCGTTCCCGAACTGAGTGTTATCGGCAGCAGTTTTCTGTTTACGATATTCCTGATGATGATGAAGATTCGGTTTCTCTGGTGGCCCTTGCATCCAGGGGGTTACGTGCTGGTGAGTGGCACAGGGATGAGCGGTCTATGGTTTCCGATCTTCCTCAGTTGGTTGGCAAAAGCAATTGTGTTGAAGATTGGGGGCGTGAAACTCTATCGGCAGGCGGTACCGTTCTTTTTAGGACTTATCTTGGGAGACTATACCCTTGGATGTGTCTGGAGCCTGATTGGGTTGGTATTGGAGATGCCGACGTATATTGTGTGGCATTGATTCCGATAACGCACCTTACCGCCCATTCTTTTCTTGCCCCTTATACTGCAACCGATACAACCGATGATAGATGCCTTTCTGTTGTAACAATTCGTTGTGTGTACCGGTCTCCCGAATTTCTCCGCGGTGCATCACAATAATCCTATCCGCATTCTGAATCGTCGAGAGTCGGTGGGCGATAACAACAGAGGTTCGGTCCTCCATCAAACGTCTGAGGGCATCTTCTATCAAGATCTCGGTTTCTGTATCAACACTGGAGGTCGCTTCGTCAAGGATAAGGATACTCGGATCAGAAGCCAAAGCACGCGCAAACGCAACGAGCTGCTTCTGTCCAACGGATAATCCACCACCGTCTTCTTTAATCTCAGTCCCATAGATCTGCGGCATCTTCTGAATGAATCGATCTAAGTGTACATCTTGCGATGCACGCTTTACCTGCTCCGATGAGATTGACGGATTGCCTAAACTGATATTCCGCTCAATTGAGTCAGAAAAGAGGAAGATGTTCTGTTGCACAATGCTGATAGCTTCCCGAAGTTCCTCCACGTTCATCTCTCGGATGTCCACGCCGTCAATCAGGATTTGACCTTTGTTAATCTCATAGAACCTACAGAGCAGATTGATAATAGAGGTCTTCCCGGCACCCGTATGCCCAACAAGCGCGACCTTTTCACCCGGTTTCACTTTGAATGAGACATCTTGCAGAACGTAGTCATCATCGTTATAGGCGAACCAGACGTTCCGAAATTCAATCTCACCTTTCAGCGTCTTGGTACCATTTTTAGGGACGGCAGAAGCGATAGTCGGTTGCGTATCGAGCAATTGGAAGATGCGTTCGGAGGAAGCCATAGCGTTTTGGAAGATGGTATATTTTTCGCTGAGTTCTCGGATGGGCCAGAAGAAGCGTTCAGCATAACGGATAAATGCTAACAGTACGCCGAAGCTTAGCGCGTCTTGTACAACCTGTCCACCGCCGTACCAGATAATCACGGCTATCGCAAGAGAAGCTGTCACTTCAATCAGTGGGTGAAAAATTGAAAAATAGAAGATGCTCTTCAGATTGGCAGCGAGGTATCTCCGGTTGCGCTCGTTAAAACGGAGGTGGCTCCGTCGTTCTTGTGCGAAAAGCTTCATCGTCGTCATACCGACGATGTTTTCTTGCAGGAAGGCATTGATTCGTGCGAGCTGCTTCCGCTGTTCCCGAAACGCACGGCGCGAATAGATTTGGTAAACGAGCGTTGCACCGAAGATAATCGGTATTACTGTGAACGTCACGAGAGCAAGTTTCCAGTTATAAAGGAGCATTGCCACCATGATCCCCAAAATCTGGAGCAGGTTCGCGAAAACGGTAATCACGCCAGAGGCAAAGAGTTCGTTGAGGACCTGAACATCCCCCATAACACGGGTCATCAACCTACCCACTGGATTTTTATCAAAAAATTGAACGTCCAAGCGTTGCAAATGTGAAAAGAGGGTCTGTCGCAGATCGTGCATCACATGTTGCCCAATCATTTGCATCCGGTATTCCTCAAAGTAGCTAAATACGAACTCGCCAATCAACGCCACTACGAAAAAGATCGCGATCGTGCTTAATCCGTCTAAGATGCCCGGGGTAATGTGCTCGTCAATACCGCGCTGCAGTAGGTAGGGCCCAGCCAAGCGTGAAAGCGTATTCCCGACCATGAGAAATCCGATGATGAGCAGCTGGAATTTGTAGGGTTTGAGGTACGCCAAGAGCCGTCTCATCAGTACTCGGTCATAGACTTTCCCGAGGTCCTGCTCCTCATC is drawn from Candidatus Poribacteria bacterium and contains these coding sequences:
- a CDS encoding 4-phosphopantoate--beta-alanine ligase, with the translated sequence MSDVPKTHPRYFSLTLRDTIVAGVEQGITSIHGLIAHGRGEAFDYLIGEATQPFALEALGAAAAMLRLAAHPVISVNGNVAALVPDALVALGQILNAPLEVNIFHTEKGREEKIRKHLLKHGASHVLMPTTEAQLSYIDSNRKFVHPDGIFKADVVFVPLEDGDRCEALRKMGKAVVTVDLNPMSRTAQQANITIVDNVVRALPLLCEEIQEFNDSAAKDTVTQYSNKAVLKKALQHISRCGNGNQQ
- a CDS encoding ABC transporter ATP-binding protein — its product is MGGDLYEYSDEEQDLGKVYDRVLMRRLLAYLKPYKFQLLIIGFLMVGNTLSRLAGPYLLQRGIDEHITPGILDGLSTIAIFFVVALIGEFVFSYFEEYRMQMIGQHVMHDLRQTLFSHLQRLDVQFFDKNPVGRLMTRVMGDVQVLNELFASGVITVFANLLQILGIMVAMLLYNWKLALVTFTVIPIIFGATLVYQIYSRRAFREQRKQLARINAFLQENIVGMTTMKLFAQERRSHLRFNERNRRYLAANLKSIFYFSIFHPLIEVTASLAIAVIIWYGGGQVVQDALSFGVLLAFIRYAERFFWPIRELSEKYTIFQNAMASSERIFQLLDTQPTIASAVPKNGTKTLKGEIEFRNVWFAYNDDDYVLQDVSFKVKPGEKVALVGHTGAGKTSIINLLCRFYEINKGQILIDGVDIREMNVEELREAISIVQQNIFLFSDSIERNISLGNPSISSEQVKRASQDVHLDRFIQKMPQIYGTEIKEDGGGLSVGQKQLVAFARALASDPSILILDEATSSVDTETEILIEDALRRLMEDRTSVVIAHRLSTIQNADRIIVMHRGEIRETGTHNELLQQKGIYHRLYRLQYKGQEKNGR